The Methanoculleus marisnigri JR1 genome window below encodes:
- a CDS encoding flagellar protein FlaF, whose product MSAGPLVASGIGILLLVVTAYVLIGGTLTTTEVMVEAQSNLAAYQEARMRTAIAIQNTTLDGTTLYVEVKNTGSEPVVDITSIDVYLQIEGEPVYVPCGNDTYRWSKVSITPDGIHPGELDPGETLNLSVTCTEDANLTWVQVVTGNGVSGSAYIQTGE is encoded by the coding sequence ATGAGTGCGGGACCCCTCGTCGCATCCGGAATCGGCATCCTCCTCCTGGTCGTCACCGCCTATGTCCTGATCGGCGGCACCCTCACCACCACCGAGGTGATGGTCGAAGCGCAGAGCAACCTCGCCGCCTACCAGGAAGCCCGGATGCGGACGGCGATCGCGATCCAGAATACGACCCTCGACGGCACGACACTTTACGTCGAGGTGAAGAACACCGGGAGCGAACCGGTCGTCGATATTACGTCCATCGACGTCTACCTCCAGATCGAGGGGGAACCGGTCTACGTTCCCTGCGGCAACGACACCTACCGCTGGAGCAAGGTGAGCATAACCCCCGACGGAATCCACCCGGGCGAGCTCGATCCCGGCGAGACCCTCAACCTCTCCGTCACCTGCACGGAGGACGCCAATCTCACGTGGGTTCAGGTCGTCACCGGAAATGGGGTCTCCGGTTCGGCATACATACAGACAGGTGAATGA
- a CDS encoding FlaD/FlaE family flagellar protein codes for MVGVDQAQIDKILSGASSEDPEARLDTLEKELDFVKTSIKRLLIDLRERMNELDNPFTSAAVSYAGNRFEQPAGTPDDDEADDEMPELDALPADLGLKPEKPALEGPGGELFPTDLEAAGFPGARAGALPQAKPAGKLKLQKVHRLFEWVHRGCSRYGHEHMAIMIDAYRSMGYITEEVSDQIGEIMRMAPETRKDVQEIGPNEFVSELYVLNRILDPDDSTLDRDMIEVLMLSRRDAGELDSEKTSSQERNAGDAWIELLDRI; via the coding sequence ATGGTGGGGGTAGACCAGGCTCAAATCGATAAAATTCTCTCCGGCGCGTCCTCCGAGGACCCGGAGGCACGTCTCGACACTCTCGAGAAGGAACTGGACTTCGTCAAGACCTCGATCAAGCGGCTGCTCATCGATCTCCGGGAACGGATGAACGAACTGGACAACCCGTTCACCAGCGCCGCCGTTTCGTACGCAGGGAACCGGTTCGAGCAGCCGGCTGGCACCCCGGACGACGACGAGGCAGACGACGAGATGCCCGAGCTGGACGCTCTGCCCGCGGATCTCGGCCTGAAGCCGGAGAAACCGGCGCTTGAGGGGCCTGGCGGCGAACTCTTCCCGACCGACCTCGAGGCGGCCGGGTTCCCGGGAGCCCGCGCTGGCGCTCTTCCGCAGGCGAAACCCGCAGGAAAGCTCAAACTCCAGAAGGTTCACCGGCTCTTTGAGTGGGTGCACCGGGGATGCTCCAGGTACGGGCACGAGCACATGGCAATCATGATCGACGCCTACCGGTCGATGGGTTACATCACCGAAGAGGTCTCCGACCAGATTGGCGAGATCATGAGGATGGCGCCCGAAACCCGGAAAGACGTGCAGGAGATCGGCCCGAACGAATTCGTCTCGGAACTCTACGTCTTGAACCGGATCCTCGACCCCGACGACTCCACGCTCGACCGCGACATGATTGAGGTGCTGATGCTCTCCCGGCGGGATGCAGGGGAACTGGACAGCGAGAAGACATCCTCACAGGAACGGAATGCCGGTGATGCCTGGATTGAGTTGCTGGACAGGATATGA